Below is a window of Syntrophomonas wolfei subsp. wolfei str. Goettingen G311 DNA.
TGAGTTCTACTCTTTTATTTGCAGGTAAAGTCGTTGCATTTACGCAACAACTTTACCTGGTTTTTTTTGTTGCATTACAGCAACGTTTGCTGCATTATGGCAACATTATGTTTCGTTTTTACCGGCTCGGAGGAGATATTCCATATTTAGCAGCCTTCCTAACCACGGTGGAAGCATTCACCTCTAGTTTTTGGGCCATTTGACGGGTAGTCCTATACTGGGCAAAAGCCCTTTCCAGTAGCTGTCTTTCCACACTTTCTACTGCTTCCTTGAGTGGAATAATTGCCGAAACACTAACCTGGGGATTATCAACCGCAGCCGAACTCAAATGAACTGGAAGCTCATCCCGACTTATGATGTCACTGGAGGATATAACCACCAGCCTTTCAATCAAGTTTTCCAGTTCGCGTACATTTCCCGGCCAGTCATAAGCCATCAATATATCTACTACATCGGGGGATATGCGCTTGTTAAGCTTATATTTACGATTAAACAAAGCGATAAAATGCACTATCAGCGATGGTATATCTTCCTTTCTATCCCTCAATGGAGGAATTATAACCGGAATTACATGTAGACGATAATAAAGATCCTCCCTGAATTGCTTTTTCTGCACCATTTCCAAGAGGTTGCGGTTGGTGGCAGCCAGAATCCGGGTGTCAACTTTAAGAGCTTGTCTCCCCCCCACCCGGTTTATTTCCTTGCTCTGCAATACTCTCAAGAGTTTTACCTGCAAATTAAAGGGCAGGTCACCTATCTCATCCAGAAAAAGGGTTCCCTCATGGGCCAGTTCGAAATAACCGGCTTTACCTTCCTTTTTAGCACCGGTAAAAGCCCCATACTCATAACCAAAAAGCTCTGATTCCATCAGGTTCTCGGGGATGGCTCCGCAGTTTACCTTAATAAACGGTTTCTTGGCGCGAGCACTGTGGTTATGAATGGTCTCAGCAATAAGCTCCTTGCCGGTTCCTGATTCACCATTGATCAAAATGGTGGAGTCTACCTCTGCCAATCGAACCACCGTTTCCAAAAGCTTTCTCATTTCGGTAGATTTGCTTATGATTTTATCTGTACCACTATAAATTCGCAGGGTTTTTAACTGGCTTTCATAGTGCTGACTTAATCCCTGAACCTGTTCCAATTTCTGTTTCAGCATATTGAGTTCCGTAATATCCCGGACATTGCAAACCACGCGAAATATATTCCCGATTTTATCAAAGACCGGGCTACCTGTGGCCAGAGTAGTCTTGCCGCTTCTGGTTTCTTGAATAATAGTTACGGTTTCTTTGCGCGCAAGGGCCAGGGAGCTTACCGATTCGGAAACAATACCCTCCCGGGCTATGTCATCCACATGCCTTCCCAAGAACTCGCGTCCATTTATCCCGGTAATCATTTCAAAGGCTTTATTTAAACGCAATGTCATCCCATTGCCATCCGTAATATAAAGACCGTCATACGATGATTCAATAATAGCATCCAGTTCTTCGTTGAGTTCTTTAACATATTTTAATTCCCGCGATAACTCCTCCAGTTCGGAAATATCTTGCAAAACACCAACTGCTCCAATTATCTCGCCATCTTTAATTATCGGTGAACGATTGGAGATAAAATAGTGGTTATTCAACATAATCTTCTGCAAGGTCTCGACCTGCCCCGACTTGATTATATTGGTAAGACGGCTGGTAGGGTATACATCATCGATAAGCTTGCCTTTTACATTCTCTGCTTTTTGTTTTAAAAGTTTTTCAGCGGCCCGGTTGAATACCCTGATTCTGGATTGCTTGTCTACGGAAACAATCATGTTATGGGTAGAGTTGATAATAGCATCTAGTTCACTGGATATATTTCTATATGACTCCAGGAAAACCCGGGCCAAATCAGTCCGGGTAATCATGCCCATAATTCCGGTTTCATCTGCTATGGGCAATCTCCCTAGTCCGGGATATAGTACATCTTCTATCTCTTCTTCCGGGTGTCCAATAATAATATCACGCTTCATTAATTTCTCTATGGGTTGAAGCATATCCATTTCCTGCTCTATCGCTCGATAAACATGGGTCTTGGTAAAAAGTCCGATAATTTGATTATTCTCATCCACCACCGGAGCTCCATCAATATTCCGCTCCAGGAAAAGGGTTACTGTTTCGCGGATTGATTGTTCCGGTCTTAGTAAAACAGGGTTGGGGCTCATTATTTCGCCTAAGTTCATTCTGACCACCTCATCCTAAACATACCATATCCTCATAAATTTTGCTGTAGCCTGGTACTAATATGCAAAAAAAAAAGACCTTGGATAATTCCAAGGCCTTTGACCTGGTACAAGAACAATGATTGGTAATAGACTTTAGAGATATTAATTGAGGGACAAATCAGCGCATATTTCTGGTTCTGGCTATCCCCATTTTTATTAGCATGTCCTCAAGGGAGCTAATTCATAACTTTTACATCAATCGACTTAAATGCCACCGCAAGCAAGTCTCCGATCTTTTTTCCACTCTCCCTGAATCTGCTCAAAGGCATCATGGAGCTTATGTAATGCTCTCCCATTGCAATAGTCAAAAGAGCCGTGGATTCTCCTTCAATAACTTTAACGATGCGACCGTTTAAGCGGTTAATAATACCTTGATTGGCCTGATTAAGCTTCCTGGCATCCCTTTCCAGAACAGCCAAAGAACCTCTTTCAGCTTTTCCAGCCCCCGGAGATTTTCCGAAACCATAATACTCATCGTATAATCTACATTCCTCCTCACTTTTTCCACATACCCCACATGCTTCACAAACTTTGCACTCCCAATATAAGTCCTGCATCCAATAAACCTCCTCTAATTGCTTCATATTATACTGCTCTTTATACTGCTATCATTATCATCTATTTTACAATAATCACGTCCCTCAATAAAGACTAAACCCCGCACTTAACCCTGGTAAATAGCGGTATTAGCTCTACTCCCTGCTAAAACCTTCTCCCAGTTGGGACTTGGTTGAAGCCAGTACTGCTTGGAGCAGCGGGAGGTGGTTTTTACTTAAAATTCTCTCCTCACCTTTTTCAATTTTTTCTATGGTATTTTCCACCGGAACTACCCGGAATTTCATTTTGCCTGCTTCTTGATAGGAGTGGGAGAAGGTTGGGGTATATGAGACCTCATCCAAAAGAGTATTTCCACTGGAGAAATCTTTGGTGAATTTCAATTTCAGGACTATGCCGCTATTGCGTTCCTGTCCAATCTGATGGCTGATGAAGTTGCCCATGGAGTAGATTACAAATTTATCCTTCTTAGCTATTCTTATCTTTTCCATAGTCTGAATAACATGGGGATGACTGCCCAATATCACATCCGCACCAGCTTCCAGAAAGCTATAGGCCTGCCTCTTCTGTAAGTCAGATGGCCGGGGATTATACTCCAGTCCCCAGTGCAAAACCAACACCAAAACATCTACCTGGGGCCTGATTACCTTGATATCGGCCAAAATTTCTTTTTCATCCAGGAAATTTATCAGAAAAGAGTATTCATTCGGCAACGGTATGCCATTGGTGCCATAAGTATAGGCCAGGTAAGCCACTTTTACACCCTTAATATCCTTTATCAAGTAAGTATGGCTGTCTTTTTCACTTTTGTATGTACCCAGGGTATCCAGACCTGCCTGCTGTAAAACCTCCAGGGTGCGAATGGCTCCTTTCACTCCGCGATCCAGGCTGTGGTTATTAGCTGTTACCACCAGGTCAAAGCCAGCTTCCTTAAGAGTTTTCGCCATGGCATCAGGACTATTAAAAAGAGGGTAACCGGTATAAGCAGATTCCGGACCAGCCATAGCCGCCTCAAAATTGATTGAGCTATAGT
It encodes the following:
- a CDS encoding sigma-54-dependent Fis family transcriptional regulator; this translates as MNLGEIMSPNPVLLRPEQSIRETVTLFLERNIDGAPVVDENNQIIGLFTKTHVYRAIEQEMDMLQPIEKLMKRDIIIGHPEEEIEDVLYPGLGRLPIADETGIMGMITRTDLARVFLESYRNISSELDAIINSTHNMIVSVDKQSRIRVFNRAAEKLLKQKAENVKGKLIDDVYPTSRLTNIIKSGQVETLQKIMLNNHYFISNRSPIIKDGEIIGAVGVLQDISELEELSRELKYVKELNEELDAIIESSYDGLYITDGNGMTLRLNKAFEMITGINGREFLGRHVDDIAREGIVSESVSSLALARKETVTIIQETRSGKTTLATGSPVFDKIGNIFRVVCNVRDITELNMLKQKLEQVQGLSQHYESQLKTLRIYSGTDKIISKSTEMRKLLETVVRLAEVDSTILINGESGTGKELIAETIHNHSARAKKPFIKVNCGAIPENLMESELFGYEYGAFTGAKKEGKAGYFELAHEGTLFLDEIGDLPFNLQVKLLRVLQSKEINRVGGRQALKVDTRILAATNRNLLEMVQKKQFREDLYYRLHVIPVIIPPLRDRKEDIPSLIVHFIALFNRKYKLNKRISPDVVDILMAYDWPGNVRELENLIERLVVISSSDIISRDELPVHLSSAAVDNPQVSVSAIIPLKEAVESVERQLLERAFAQYRTTRQMAQKLEVNASTVVRKAAKYGISPPSR
- a CDS encoding CapA family protein → MLRRFAIVLIFISLGSWGSYYIYQATLGQQETVEQCTASPVSKIKNTPTPKKATITLTAAGDCLMHNTQIWSGLQADGSYCFDSFFPEVRDLIMEGDYSSINFEAAMAGPESAYTGYPLFNSPDAMAKTLKEAGFDLVVTANNHSLDRGVKGAIRTLEVLQQAGLDTLGTYKSEKDSHTYLIKDIKGVKVAYLAYTYGTNGIPLPNEYSFLINFLDEKEILADIKVIRPQVDVLVLVLHWGLEYNPRPSDLQKRQAYSFLEAGADVILGSHPHVIQTMEKIRIAKKDKFVIYSMGNFISHQIGQERNSGIVLKLKFTKDFSSGNTLLDEVSYTPTFSHSYQEAGKMKFRVVPVENTIEKIEKGEERILSKNHLPLLQAVLASTKSQLGEGFSRE